The Deltaproteobacteria bacterium genomic interval CGGTGCGCCTGCTCTGGCTCGCGACGGCGCTCACGGCGGCGGCGCTGATCCCGTACTTCTACCAGGGCTGGGTGCAGTTCGGGTACCGCTACCTGCTCGACGCGCTCCCGTACGTGATCGTGCTAGCCGCGATCGGCATGCGCGATCGCGGCTCCGGACCGCTCCTCTTCCTGGCCGAGTCGTCGGCGCTACTGAACGCGCTCGGCGTGTACTGGGGGAAGAAACTGGGCTGGTAGCGTGAAGCCCGGCGAGGGCGGCGTGACCGCGGCCGGGCCCGCGTCGCGGCGGAGCGCCAGCACGAGCTCGCTCTGGAACACGTAGGCCGTGTCCTCGAGCGCGAAGCCCCATTCGCGGCAGAGCTGGATCAGGCGGCCGCGGGTGTAGTGCGTGATGTGCTCGTCCTTGTAGCCCCCCGGCGCGAAGAAGCCGTAGAGCGGCTCGATCGTGCGCCAGCCGACGGTGTCGTAGTCGGGCGTGCCGAGGACGAGGAGGCCGCCGGGACGCAGCACGCGCCGCAGCTCGGCGAAGATGCGGTCGTCGTAGGGAATGTGCTCGATCACCTGCGAGCAGACGACGCAGTCGAAGGTGGCGTCGCGCACCGGCAACGCGAAGATCGATCCCCGGACGAGCGGCACGTCGTAGCGCCGCATGTAACGGAGCTTGTTGTGCAGGATGTCGAGCCCCACCACGTCGTTGATCGACTGCAGGATCACGCTCGAGCCGCAGCCGATGTCGAGGGTCTTGCCGGCGCCGCGCGCCCACGCGCAGATGATCTCGTGGCGCCGCCGCTGCCACCAGCGTTGCAGCGGGATCGGGCTGTAGAACGCGCGTTCGTCGTAGTCCGCCGACTCGATCGAGCTGCGAAGCTTCCACAGCCGGACGAAGGCCTTCAGGAACGCGACGCCGAACGCGACGATGCGCGCGTGCGACGACCCGCGCTCGCGCGGGTAGTAGGTGAAGGGGATCTCGATGATGCGCCACCCTTCGGCGTGGATCTTGACCAGGATCTCTTCCAGGACCTCGAAGTTGGTGCCTTCGAGATCGAGGCCCCGCACGGCGTCGGCGCGGTAGAGCCGGAATCCGCTCGAGAGATCGCGCACCGGCAGTCCGAGCCCGCGCGCGAAGAAGGCGTTCAGCACGCGCGACAGGATCAGGCGGTTGCGCGGCATGTACGCCACCCCGCCGCGGACGTAACGCGACGCGATCACCACCTCGGCGCGCTCGCGGCTGCGCCAGAGCTTCACGATGAAGTCCGGGTCGTGCGAGAGGTCGGCGTCGAGCGTCAGGATGTAGGTTCCGGCCGCGGTCGCGAGCCCCTCGCGGAGCGCGCCGCCGTATCCCGGCAACGTCTGGCGGATGACCCGGGCTCCGCCGGCCGCGGCCGCCTCGGGCGTACCGTCGGTGGAGCCGCCGTCGACCACCACCAGCTCGTAGGTGCAGCCGATCGCGCGCAGCACGCCGACGGCGCGCGGGAGGAGCCGTTCGACGTTCTCGCACTCGTTCAGGACCGGGAGGACGACGCTGAGATCGAGCGGCCGGGGCGCGGACATACGACGGCCGAGGCTAGCAAAGGACCGCTCGATCGTACACCGCGCGAATGCGAAGGAGCCGTTCGATGCACCGAATAGACTCGCCGACGGCGGGGTGGTACTTGAGGCGCGCGCGTGTCCCGTCTCCCCGGCATTTCGGCGTTCTTCCCCGCGTACAACGAAGAGGCAAACGTCGGCGCCATGGTCGAACGCTTGCACGGCGTCTTGCCGCGGGTGAGCGACGACTACGAGATCATCGTCGTCGACGACGGCAGCCAGGAC includes:
- a CDS encoding glycosyltransferase, producing MSAPRPLDLSVVLPVLNECENVERLLPRAVGVLRAIGCTYELVVVDGGSTDGTPEAAAAGGARVIRQTLPGYGGALREGLATAAGTYILTLDADLSHDPDFIVKLWRSRERAEVVIASRYVRGGVAYMPRNRLILSRVLNAFFARGLGLPVRDLSSGFRLYRADAVRGLDLEGTNFEVLEEILVKIHAEGWRIIEIPFTYYPRERGSSHARIVAFGVAFLKAFVRLWKLRSSIESADYDERAFYSPIPLQRWWQRRRHEIICAWARGAGKTLDIGCGSSVILQSINDVVGLDILHNKLRYMRRYDVPLVRGSIFALPVRDATFDCVVCSQVIEHIPYDDRIFAELRRVLRPGGLLVLGTPDYDTVGWRTIEPLYGFFAPGGYKDEHITHYTRGRLIQLCREWGFALEDTAYVFQSELVLALRRDAGPAAVTPPSPGFTLPAQFLPPVHAERVQ